Part of the Armatimonadota bacterium genome is shown below.
TGCGGGTGGTGGTGCAGGGGTTCGGCAACGTGGGCTCCGTGGCGGCGGCCCTGCTGCACGACCAGGGGTGCACCGTGGTGGGGGTCAGCGACTCGGGAGGCGGGATCTACACCCCCCGGGGCCTGGACCCCCGGGCGGTGCTCCGCTTCAAGGAGGAACACGGCTCGGTGGCGGGCTTTCCCGGCGCCGACCGGGTGACCAACGAGGAACTGCTGGAGCTGCCCTGCGACATCCTGGTGCCCTCCGCCCTGGAAGGGCAGATCACCGGCTCCAACGCCCCGCGGATCCAGGCCCGCGTGATCGTGGAGGGGGCCAACGGGCCGGTGACCCCCGACGGGGACGCGGTGCTGGTGGACCGGGGGGTGACCGTGGTCCCGGACATCCTGGCCAACGCCGGCGGGGTGATCGTGTCGTACTTCGAGTGGGTGCAGGGGCTGCAGCAGTTCTTCTGGACCGAGGAGGAGGTCAACCAGAACCTGGAGCGGATCATGGTCCGCAGCTTCGGGCAGGTCCTGCGGACCGCCCAGGAGCGGTCGGTGCCCCTGCGCACCGCCGCCCTGATCCGGGCCATCGAGCGGGTGGCCGACGCCCTGATGACCCGGGGGATTTACCCGTAGCTCCGGCACCCGGCCGGGTCCCGCCGCCCCTGCTCGGGAAGGCGGAGGGAGGCCTGCGGGAGGAGTGGGGGGGTGGGCGGCGAACGTAGCAGGCGTCCCGTACGTGTACGTCACAGGTGGCGAGCGCGCCCGCGGATCCGGTGCTGCGGAGGGGATCATGGCGGCCGGGCCCGGTACAGGGCCGGCCGGGCAAGGAGGTGAGCGCGGGCGACGAGAGCGAGGCGGGTGTGGCTGGACGGGTGATCTGAACCATACTGCGGACAAAGGGGGGAGAGGTGCGGATGAGACCACTGCGGATTCCGCTGGTCGCGGGGCTGGCCGTGCTCCTGGCCGCAGGTGCCCTGATCCCGGCGGCCCCCGCCGCCACCGTGGGGCCGGTGACCGACCCCATCGGGGTGGTGCGCATTGCCCGGGGCCAGCCGCTGATCATCGCCTACTGGCTGGTGGTGGCCGGTCCGGACGCCAGCCTGGGCATTGACAGCCGCCGGGGCATCGAGATCGCCATCGACGACAAGGGGGGCCGGCTGCTGGGGCACCCCATCCGGCTGATCGGCGAGGACTCGGGCTGCAACGCCGAGGGTGGGGTGACGGCGGCGACCAAGCTGGCCGCCAACCGCCAGATCGTGGCCGCCATCGGCAGCAGCTGCAGCAGTGAGGCCGTGCCCGGCGCCCCTATCCTGTGGAAGGCCGGCATCGTCACCGTGTCGCCGTCCAACACCGCGCCCCGGCT
Proteins encoded:
- a CDS encoding glutamate dehydrogenase, whose amino-acid sequence is DTYSMHRGYSVPAVVTGKPLSIGGSHGRVEATGRGVTIVTREVARHLGLSLAGMRVVVQGFGNVGSVAAALLHDQGCTVVGVSDSGGGIYTPRGLDPRAVLRFKEEHGSVAGFPGADRVTNEELLELPCDILVPSALEGQITGSNAPRIQARVIVEGANGPVTPDGDAVLVDRGVTVVPDILANAGGVIVSYFEWVQGLQQFFWTEEEVNQNLERIMVRSFGQVLRTAQERSVPLRTAALIRAIERVADALMTRGIYP